A stretch of the Gemmatimonadaceae bacterium genome encodes the following:
- a CDS encoding protein kinase has protein sequence MSDYLQDRLVAAVGDHYLIEAEIGRGGMAAVYRALDLRLNRHVAIKLLPPDLAFNADVKTRFLREAQMAAQLNHPNIVPIYSVDERDGVVYFVMALVEGTTLALHLHESPRSSFDEVRRVIGDVADALDYAHHKGVVHRDIKPDNIMLDRGSGRTMVTDFGIARAAAGDSRLTVTGVAVGTPAYMSPEQALGERDVDGRSDIYSLGVVAYQMLTGEQPFKAANTPAMLVKHVSEVPRPVHEKRPDVPAPIARAVEIALAKDPAARWPTGAAFRDAIRAAAVADAPAPPPRLEQLSSTGYVNSPVSGGRPGTPGASAPPPVGIPGFILPAPPISYDRDEWRDWRDELKGRAVDFREQRAAWRDQRRAYRHGSIAEFRDDPTRSLDERVAGFRRRLVGNLTTLLMLFGINMLTSPEFWWWLFPALGIGIGLVRRWGTLWADGATLKQLFRRGQPGQPPAARGAVGDRGSDSAPAAPGRSLPARAEPAMASDVVLAGPHGAAVRRAAGDRIVIREVLAALTPTERQMLPDIEPTVNALGERIGTLASTLQSLDADASGANLGALDQRIADLKREPETAERNRRLSLLERQRTTVHDLLERRRALLPRLESACMALQNLKLDLLKLRSAGLDSALGDVTSATQEARTLSRDIGHVLEAAEEVRRL, from the coding sequence GTGAGCGACTACCTCCAGGATCGGCTCGTCGCGGCGGTGGGCGACCATTACTTGATCGAAGCGGAAATCGGACGCGGCGGCATGGCGGCCGTCTACCGGGCGCTCGATCTCCGGCTCAATCGCCACGTCGCGATCAAACTGCTGCCGCCCGACCTCGCGTTCAACGCCGACGTCAAGACACGCTTCCTGCGCGAGGCACAGATGGCGGCGCAGCTCAACCACCCCAACATCGTGCCGATCTACTCGGTGGACGAGCGCGACGGCGTGGTGTACTTCGTGATGGCCCTCGTTGAGGGCACGACGCTCGCCCTGCACCTCCACGAATCACCGCGGTCGAGCTTCGACGAGGTGCGCCGCGTGATCGGCGATGTGGCCGACGCCCTCGACTACGCCCACCACAAGGGCGTCGTGCACCGCGACATCAAGCCCGACAACATCATGCTCGACCGGGGCAGTGGCCGCACGATGGTGACCGATTTCGGCATCGCGCGCGCCGCCGCTGGCGACTCCCGCCTCACCGTCACCGGGGTTGCCGTGGGCACGCCGGCGTACATGTCACCTGAGCAGGCATTGGGTGAACGTGATGTGGACGGGCGCAGCGACATCTATTCCCTCGGGGTCGTCGCCTACCAGATGCTCACCGGCGAGCAGCCGTTCAAGGCAGCCAACACCCCGGCCATGCTCGTCAAGCACGTGTCGGAAGTGCCGCGCCCGGTTCACGAGAAGCGTCCGGACGTACCAGCACCCATCGCCCGCGCCGTCGAGATCGCGCTCGCCAAGGACCCGGCGGCACGTTGGCCCACCGGCGCCGCCTTCCGCGACGCCATCCGAGCCGCCGCCGTGGCCGACGCGCCCGCGCCGCCGCCGCGCCTCGAGCAACTGTCGTCCACCGGTTACGTGAACTCCCCAGTCAGCGGTGGGCGACCGGGCACTCCGGGCGCCTCGGCTCCGCCACCGGTGGGAATACCCGGCTTCATCCTGCCGGCTCCCCCCATCAGCTACGACCGTGACGAGTGGCGCGATTGGCGCGATGAGCTGAAGGGGCGTGCCGTCGACTTTCGTGAGCAGCGCGCGGCGTGGCGCGACCAACGGCGCGCATATCGGCACGGGAGCATCGCCGAGTTCCGCGACGATCCGACGCGCTCGCTCGACGAACGCGTTGCCGGGTTCCGCCGCCGCCTCGTGGGAAACCTCACCACACTGTTGATGCTGTTCGGCATCAACATGCTCACCAGTCCCGAATTCTGGTGGTGGCTCTTTCCGGCGCTCGGCATCGGCATCGGCCTCGTGCGGCGCTGGGGCACTCTCTGGGCGGACGGGGCCACCCTCAAGCAACTGTTCCGACGCGGCCAGCCGGGTCAGCCGCCGGCGGCACGGGGTGCCGTGGGGGACCGAGGGTCCGATTCGGCACCGGCCGCGCCGGGACGTTCGCTCCCCGCTCGTGCCGAGCCCGCCATGGCCAGCGACGTCGTCCTTGCCGGCCCACATGGGGCAGCCGTGCGCCGCGCCGCCGGCGACCGCATCGTCATCCGCGAAGTCCTCGCCGCGCTTACCCCCACCGAGCGCCAGATGCTGCCCGACATCGAGCCCACGGTGAACGCGCTCGGCGAACGCATCGGCACGCTCGCGAGCACATTGCAGAGCCTCGACGCCGATGCCTCGGGCGCCAACCTCGGCGCGCTCGACCAGCGCATTGCCGACCTCAAGCGGGAACCAGAGACCGCGGAGCGCAACCGCCGCTTGAGTCTGCTCGAACGGCAGCGCACCACGGTGCACGATCTGCTCGAACGGCGGCGGGCGCTCCTTCCCAGGCTGGAGAGCGCCTGCATGGCCCTGCAGAATCTCAAGCTCGATCTCCTCAAGCTTCGCTCGGCGGGCCTCGACTCCGCGCTCGGTGACGTCACCAGCGCCACCCAGGAAGCGCGCACGCTGTCGCGCGACATCGGCCACGTGCTCGAGGCGGCGGAAGAAGTGCGGCGCCTCTGA